From a single Prosthecobacter algae genomic region:
- the yghX gene encoding YghX family hydrolase, protein MNRQTAADFDQDLLNLYDDYAHGRVDRRGFLERASRFAVGGITAAALLEMLSPNYALAEQVAKDDPRIQAAYAEYDSPQGAGKMRGLLVKPAKAEDKLPGVLVIHENRGLNPYIEDVARRVAVAGYVAFAPDALFPLGGYPGSDDKGREMQAKRDPAQMTEDFIAAAQWLAAHDGCNGKVGVVGFCYGGGMSNTLAVRLPDVILAAVPFYGRQPAAEDVPKIKAALLIHNAEMDQKVNEGWPAYEAELKKANVRYTAHMYPGANHGFHNDTTPRYDAAAAKLAWERTLAFFNETLKAG, encoded by the coding sequence ATGAACCGCCAAACTGCCGCCGACTTTGATCAGGATCTCCTCAATCTGTATGACGACTATGCCCATGGCCGCGTGGACCGGCGGGGCTTTTTGGAGCGCGCCTCCCGGTTCGCCGTAGGCGGCATTACGGCGGCGGCTCTGCTGGAAATGCTCAGCCCCAATTATGCCCTGGCCGAGCAGGTGGCAAAGGACGATCCACGCATCCAGGCTGCCTATGCGGAGTATGATTCGCCCCAGGGGGCAGGCAAGATGCGCGGCCTGCTGGTAAAGCCCGCCAAGGCGGAGGACAAGCTTCCTGGCGTCCTGGTCATCCATGAAAACCGGGGCCTCAATCCTTACATCGAGGACGTGGCCCGCCGGGTGGCCGTGGCAGGCTATGTGGCCTTTGCTCCCGATGCCCTTTTCCCTCTCGGCGGTTATCCTGGCAGTGATGATAAGGGGCGTGAGATGCAGGCCAAACGCGACCCCGCGCAGATGACCGAGGACTTCATTGCCGCCGCCCAATGGCTGGCCGCACATGACGGTTGCAATGGCAAGGTGGGCGTGGTCGGCTTCTGCTACGGAGGTGGCATGTCAAACACACTTGCGGTTAGGTTGCCAGACGTCATTCTTGCTGCCGTCCCTTTCTACGGCCGCCAGCCCGCCGCCGAGGATGTGCCCAAGATCAAAGCCGCCCTGCTGATCCACAACGCAGAGATGGACCAGAAGGTCAACGAAGGCTGGCCAGCCTACGAAGCCGAGCTGAAAAAGGCCAATGTCCGCTACACCGCCCACATGTATCCGGGTGCCAATCACGGCTTCCACAATGACACGACGCCTCGTTACGATGCCGCCGCTGCCAAACTGGCCTGGGAGAGGACCCTTGCTTTCTTCAACGAGACCCTCAAGGCTGGCTGA